A single genomic interval of Syntrophaceae bacterium harbors:
- the argF gene encoding ornithine carbamoyltransferase: MKKDFLSVYDLTRRDVDRIFSHAANLKAMLKDGIIYQPLAGKTLGMIFDKSSTRTRLSFEAGMYQLGGLAIFLNSRDTQLGRGETIADTARIVSRYLDGVMIRTFSQESVEEFARYATIPVINGLTDLMHPCQIVSDLFTIVEKKGGYEGLKIAYVGDGNNVANSWIDAAAKLPFKLALACPKGYDPDARILARGQKRAPRGISLHRDPVQAVKNADVVYTDVWASMGQEAEQEARAKVFADYQVNRQLLRHAKPDAIVMHCLPAHRGEEISAEVLDGPQSVVWDEAENRLHVQKAILEILMGK; this comes from the coding sequence TTGAAAAAAGATTTCCTGAGTGTCTATGACCTGACGAGGAGGGATGTCGACCGCATCTTCAGCCACGCGGCGAATCTCAAGGCCATGCTCAAGGACGGCATCATCTACCAGCCCCTGGCGGGCAAGACGCTGGGGATGATCTTCGACAAGTCCTCGACGCGCACGCGGCTCTCCTTCGAGGCCGGGATGTACCAGCTGGGCGGGCTTGCCATCTTCCTCAACAGCCGCGACACGCAGCTCGGCCGCGGCGAGACCATCGCCGACACGGCGCGGATCGTCTCGCGGTACCTCGACGGCGTCATGATCCGGACGTTTTCCCAGGAGTCCGTCGAGGAGTTCGCGCGGTATGCGACGATCCCGGTCATCAACGGCCTGACGGATCTCATGCACCCCTGCCAGATCGTGAGCGACCTCTTCACCATCGTCGAGAAGAAGGGCGGCTACGAGGGCCTCAAGATCGCCTACGTGGGCGACGGCAACAACGTGGCCAACTCCTGGATCGACGCGGCGGCAAAGCTCCCGTTCAAACTCGCGCTGGCCTGCCCGAAGGGCTATGACCCCGACGCGCGGATCCTCGCGAGGGGACAGAAGCGGGCCCCGCGGGGGATCTCCCTGCACCGCGACCCCGTGCAGGCCGTGAAGAACGCAGACGTGGTCTACACCGACGTCTGGGCCAGCATGGGCCAGGAGGCCGAACAGGAGGCCCGCGCAAAGGTCTTCGCGGACTACCAGGTGAACCGGCAGCTCCTGAGGCACGCGAAGCCCGACGCCATCGTCATGCACTGCCTGCCCGCGCACCGCGGCGAGGAGATCTCGGCCGAGGTCCTCGACGGGCCGCAGTCCGTCGTGTGGGACGAGGCGGAGAACCGGCTGCACGTGCAGAAGGCGATATTGGAAATCCTGATGGGCAAATAA
- a CDS encoding argininosuccinate synthase translates to MGSSEKPAPFGWRRANPSFSTSELPNFLILKEEETTVSKPVKKVVVAYSGGLDTSVIIRWLLEAYPGCEVIAFAADVGQKEELDGLEQKAIRTGASKCYIEDLREEFVRDFVFPMLRANAIYEGTYLMGTSIARPLIAKKQIEIAHREKADAVCHGATGKGNDQVRFELTYMALDPDIRIIAAWRDDKWTFTSREDMINYAAKHGIPLPVSKDKPYSSDRNALHISHEGGILEDPWNEPTEDIFTITVSPEKAPDRPTYVEIDFEKGNPVAVDGRRMSPAVLLDHLNTLAGANGIGRVDMVENRFVGMKSRGVYETPGGTVLWAAHRAVETITMDREVMILRDGLIPKYAQLVYNGFWFAPERQALQQFIDASQENVTGTARLKLYKGNCIVVGRKSPNSLYSEDIASFEKSGGYEQKDATGFIRLNALRLRIGAYLKKQRG, encoded by the coding sequence ATGGGAAGTTCGGAGAAGCCGGCGCCGTTCGGATGGCGCAGGGCAAATCCAAGCTTCTCAACTTCTGAACTTCCCAACTTCCTCATTTTGAAAGAGGAGGAAACGACAGTGTCAAAACCGGTGAAAAAAGTGGTGGTCGCCTACTCGGGCGGCCTGGATACGTCGGTCATCATCCGGTGGCTCCTGGAGGCCTACCCGGGCTGCGAGGTCATCGCCTTTGCCGCCGACGTGGGCCAGAAGGAAGAGCTCGACGGCCTCGAGCAGAAGGCCATCCGGACGGGGGCCAGCAAGTGCTATATCGAGGACCTCCGCGAGGAGTTCGTGCGGGACTTCGTGTTCCCCATGCTGCGGGCCAACGCGATCTACGAGGGCACCTACCTGATGGGCACCTCGATCGCGCGGCCGCTGATCGCCAAGAAGCAGATCGAGATCGCCCACCGCGAGAAGGCCGACGCCGTGTGCCACGGCGCCACGGGCAAGGGCAACGACCAGGTGCGCTTCGAGCTCACCTACATGGCCCTCGACCCCGACATCCGGATCATCGCCGCCTGGCGCGACGACAAGTGGACGTTCACGTCGCGGGAGGACATGATCAACTACGCGGCCAAGCACGGCATCCCGCTTCCCGTCTCGAAGGACAAGCCCTACAGCTCGGACCGCAACGCCCTGCACATCTCGCACGAGGGCGGCATCCTGGAAGACCCCTGGAACGAGCCGACGGAGGACATCTTCACGATCACCGTCTCGCCGGAAAAGGCCCCCGACAGGCCCACCTACGTCGAGATCGACTTCGAGAAGGGCAACCCCGTGGCCGTCGACGGCAGGCGGATGAGCCCGGCCGTCCTTCTTGATCACCTCAACACGCTGGCCGGCGCCAACGGCATCGGGCGCGTGGACATGGTGGAGAACCGCTTCGTGGGCATGAAGTCCCGCGGCGTCTATGAGACGCCCGGCGGCACGGTCCTCTGGGCCGCGCACCGGGCCGTGGAGACGATCACCATGGACCGCGAGGTGATGATCCTGCGCGACGGACTCATCCCGAAGTACGCCCAGCTCGTCTACAACGGGTTCTGGTTCGCGCCGGAGCGCCAGGCCCTGCAGCAGTTCATCGACGCCTCGCAGGAGAACGTGACGGGCACGGCGCGCCTGAAGCTCTACAAGGGCAACTGCATCGTCGTGGGCCGCAAGTCGCCCAACTCGCTTTACAGTGAAGATATCGCCTCGTTCGAGAAGAGCGGCGGCTACGAGCAGAAGGACGCCACGGGGTTCATCCGGCTCAACGCCCTGCGGCTTCGCATCGGGGCCTATCTCAAGAAGCAGCGCGGCTGA
- a CDS encoding IS1182 family transposase → MLRERRCAHAYRTGDRLQLGLLPASIEDYVSPEDPVRAYDAFVEALDLPQLGIEVDPNQVGNAAYDPRAMLKLLVYGYSYGVRSSRKLERECHHNLAFVWLMAGLRPDHKTIAEFRRNHKAALKQVLRHCARLCIKLDLIAGNVLFVDGTKIRANASRYRSHDRAWYEKKLADLDRRIEQLLQDCEAIDRRERHMDSYVAMRKDLAQTNTLKDRVQEALRGFEGGSHRHVNLTDPDCALMKSVQGSHAAYNVQLVVDDKQGLLLQADAVEETSDVNQFARQIEAANALLESPCETACADAGYADTAELEKIDRQGIRVIVPSQRQARKEPEKPFSKSHFAYDPEQDDYSCPEGHRLRYESTEKRTGKRHYVITDAAICHACRHYGSCTQARRGRKIIRLPNEEVKLRLEAQYEEAASQAVYERRKTRAEHPFGHIKRNLKVDAFLLRGLEGARAEVSMLASCFNVARLISLLGVNGLIERLRALGRPCFAPA, encoded by the coding sequence GTGCTCCGCGAAAGGAGATGCGCTCATGCCTATCGAACCGGCGACCGTCTGCAACTGGGGCTGCTGCCCGCCAGCATCGAGGACTACGTGTCCCCCGAGGACCCGGTACGGGCCTACGATGCCTTCGTGGAGGCCTTGGATCTGCCGCAACTGGGCATCGAGGTGGACCCCAACCAGGTCGGCAACGCCGCCTACGATCCGCGCGCGATGCTCAAGCTGCTGGTCTACGGCTACTCCTACGGGGTACGCAGTTCCCGCAAGCTCGAACGGGAGTGCCACCACAACCTGGCCTTTGTGTGGCTGATGGCCGGGCTGAGGCCCGACCACAAGACCATCGCGGAGTTTAGGCGCAACCACAAGGCGGCCCTCAAGCAGGTGCTCCGGCACTGCGCCCGGCTCTGCATCAAGCTCGACCTAATCGCGGGCAACGTGCTGTTTGTCGACGGCACAAAGATCCGGGCCAATGCCTCACGCTACCGCAGCCATGACCGGGCCTGGTACGAGAAGAAGCTGGCCGATCTGGATCGGCGCATCGAGCAGCTGTTGCAGGACTGCGAGGCCATCGACCGCCGGGAGCGGCACATGGACTCGTACGTGGCGATGCGAAAGGACCTTGCCCAGACGAACACGCTCAAGGACCGGGTCCAGGAGGCCCTGCGGGGCTTCGAGGGAGGCAGCCACCGGCACGTCAACCTCACCGACCCGGACTGCGCCCTGATGAAGAGCGTCCAGGGCAGCCACGCGGCCTACAACGTCCAGTTGGTGGTGGATGACAAGCAGGGGCTTCTGCTGCAGGCCGATGCCGTCGAAGAGACCAGTGATGTCAACCAGTTCGCCCGGCAGATCGAGGCCGCCAACGCGCTGCTGGAGAGTCCCTGCGAGACGGCCTGCGCCGATGCCGGCTATGCCGACACGGCGGAGCTCGAGAAGATCGACCGCCAGGGGATCCGAGTGATCGTGCCTTCACAGCGGCAGGCGAGGAAAGAGCCGGAAAAGCCGTTCAGCAAAAGCCATTTTGCGTATGACCCAGAGCAAGATGACTACAGCTGCCCTGAAGGTCACAGGCTCCGGTATGAATCGACGGAAAAACGCACGGGCAAGCGGCACTACGTGATCACCGACGCGGCCATCTGCCACGCGTGCCGGCACTACGGGAGCTGCACCCAGGCGCGCAGGGGGCGCAAGATCATCCGGCTGCCCAACGAAGAGGTTAAGCTCAGGCTGGAGGCCCAGTACGAGGAGGCCGCCTCGCAGGCCGTCTACGAGAGGCGCAAAACCCGGGCCGAGCATCCCTTCGGGCACATCAAGCGCAACCTCAAGGTCGATGCCTTCCTGCTACGGGGGCTCGAGGGGGCGCGAGCCGAGGTCTCGATGCTGGCCAGTTGCTTCAATGTGGCTCGCCTGATCTCGCTGCTCGGGGTCAACGGGCTCATCGAGAGGCTCCGGGCCCTCGGAAGGCCCTGCTTCGCACCGGCATGA
- the argH gene encoding argininosuccinate lyase, whose protein sequence is MSGKTRRKLWSGRFGAETDRLVEAFTASLLFDARLSDYDIEGSIAHCRMLGRQGIIPPADAERIIEALGEIREQIRSGAFRFEAGDEDIHMAVERALIERIGPAGGKVHTGRSRNDQVSTDMRLYLRAEIGEILDLISRLQQTFVGLAEREIDTILPGYTHLQKAQPVLLAHYLLAFREMLERDAQRLRDCLGRVNVMPLGSAALAGTSLPLDRKYTAKLLGFRSIAANSMDAVSDRDFVAEFVFDASLLMMHLSRFCEDLIIWSSGEFGFVEISDAYTTGSSIMPQKKNPDVAELIRGKTGRIYGNLVRVLTVLKGLPMTYNRDLQEDKEPLFDTVDTVKMSLRVLTGMAGNLSFNRQRMLEEAAKGFSTATDVAEYLVTKGVPFREAHGIVGRLVAYCIARGKGLGEISLREFRKFYTGFDEGVYAVIPVQKAVNARKTEGGTARKEVLRQINRAKKQAKGEGQRAKGRK, encoded by the coding sequence ATGAGCGGGAAAACCAGAAGAAAGCTCTGGAGCGGGCGGTTCGGCGCCGAGACGGACCGCCTCGTCGAGGCCTTCACGGCGTCGCTTCTCTTCGACGCGAGGCTCTCCGACTACGACATCGAGGGCAGCATCGCGCACTGCCGGATGCTCGGGAGGCAGGGGATCATCCCGCCGGCCGATGCGGAGAGGATCATCGAGGCACTGGGCGAGATCCGGGAGCAGATCCGCTCGGGGGCGTTCCGGTTCGAGGCGGGCGACGAGGACATCCACATGGCCGTCGAGCGGGCGCTCATCGAACGGATCGGGCCCGCCGGCGGCAAGGTTCACACGGGCCGAAGCCGAAACGACCAGGTCTCCACCGACATGCGGCTCTACCTCCGGGCCGAGATCGGGGAGATCCTCGATCTCATTTCGAGGCTTCAGCAGACGTTCGTCGGCCTGGCGGAACGGGAGATCGACACGATCCTGCCGGGCTACACCCACCTGCAGAAGGCGCAGCCGGTGCTGCTGGCGCACTACCTGCTCGCCTTCCGCGAGATGCTGGAGCGCGACGCGCAGCGGCTGCGCGATTGCCTCGGGCGGGTGAACGTCATGCCCCTGGGCTCGGCGGCCCTGGCCGGCACCAGCCTGCCGCTGGACCGGAAATACACGGCGAAGCTGCTGGGCTTCCGGTCGATCGCGGCCAACAGCATGGACGCCGTCTCGGACCGCGACTTCGTCGCCGAGTTCGTCTTCGACGCGAGCCTGCTCATGATGCACCTGAGCCGCTTCTGCGAGGACCTCATCATCTGGTCTTCCGGCGAGTTCGGCTTTGTGGAGATCTCCGACGCCTACACGACGGGCTCCAGCATCATGCCCCAGAAGAAAAACCCCGACGTGGCCGAACTCATCCGGGGAAAGACCGGGCGGATCTACGGCAACCTCGTGCGGGTGCTCACGGTCCTGAAGGGTCTGCCCATGACCTACAACCGGGACCTGCAGGAGGACAAGGAGCCCCTCTTCGACACCGTCGATACCGTGAAGATGAGCCTCAGGGTTCTCACGGGGATGGCCGGCAACCTCTCGTTCAACCGGCAGCGGATGCTGGAGGAGGCCGCGAAGGGCTTCTCGACGGCCACCGACGTGGCGGAGTACCTGGTCACGAAGGGTGTCCCCTTCCGGGAGGCCCACGGGATCGTCGGGCGGCTCGTGGCCTACTGCATCGCCCGGGGCAAGGGCCTCGGGGAAATCAGCCTCCGCGAGTTCAGGAAGTTCTACACGGGATTCGATGAAGGGGTCTATGCGGTGATCCCGGTGCAGAAGGCCGTCAACGCACGGAAGACCGAGGGCGGCACGGCGAGGAAGGAAGTGCTCCGGCAGATCAACCGGGCGAAAAAACAGGCGAAAGGCGAAGGGCAACGGGCAAAAGGCAGAAAATGA
- the lysA gene encoding diaminopimelate decarboxylase, translating into MNHFSYREDRLWCEDVPVEVIAEKVGTPFYLYSHRTLLQHFRVFDEALRDVPHIICYAAKANSNLAILRLFVREGGGVDIVSGGELYRALRVGADPAKIVYSGVGKRIDEIDFALRSDILMFNVESSEELGVINERAGLMGKKARISLRINPDVDPKTHPHISTGLKSNKFGINIEKSLDEYRRARTLPHVEIVGVDCHIGSQVTQISPFIDALERLKNLIGRLGEEGIEIRYLDLGGGLGITYNEEMPPHPEEYARAIVDSARDLKVTFIFEPGRVIVGNAGILVSRVLYTKGNDEKNFVIVDAGMNDLIRPSIYGSYHQIQPVVLKDRGTFLADVVGPICESGDFLAKGRMIPKFERGDLIAVMSAGAYGFSMASNYNSRPRIAEVLVKDRTYRVIRRRETYADLVRAERVPAYLK; encoded by the coding sequence ATGAACCACTTCAGCTATCGTGAGGACAGGCTCTGGTGCGAGGACGTGCCCGTCGAGGTGATCGCCGAGAAGGTCGGCACGCCGTTCTACCTCTACAGCCACAGGACGCTGCTCCAGCATTTCCGGGTCTTCGACGAGGCCCTCCGGGATGTCCCACACATCATCTGCTACGCGGCCAAGGCAAACTCGAACCTCGCCATCCTGCGGCTCTTCGTGCGGGAGGGGGGCGGCGTCGACATCGTTTCCGGCGGCGAGCTCTACCGGGCGCTCCGGGTCGGGGCGGACCCCGCGAAGATCGTCTACTCCGGCGTGGGAAAGCGTATCGACGAGATCGACTTCGCTCTCCGCTCGGACATCCTCATGTTCAACGTGGAGTCATCCGAGGAGCTGGGGGTCATCAACGAGAGGGCGGGTCTGATGGGGAAGAAAGCCCGGATCTCGCTGCGCATCAACCCCGACGTGGACCCCAAGACGCACCCCCACATCTCGACGGGGCTGAAGTCCAACAAGTTCGGCATCAACATCGAGAAGTCACTCGACGAGTACCGCCGGGCCCGGACGCTGCCCCACGTGGAGATCGTGGGTGTCGACTGCCACATCGGCTCCCAGGTCACGCAGATCTCCCCCTTCATCGACGCGTTGGAGCGCTTGAAGAACCTCATCGGCCGGCTGGGGGAAGAAGGCATCGAGATACGCTACCTGGATCTCGGCGGAGGACTGGGGATCACCTACAATGAGGAGATGCCTCCCCACCCCGAGGAGTACGCACGGGCGATCGTCGACTCGGCGCGCGACCTGAAGGTGACCTTCATCTTCGAGCCCGGCCGCGTGATCGTCGGCAACGCGGGCATCCTCGTCTCGAGGGTCCTCTACACCAAGGGCAACGATGAGAAGAACTTCGTCATCGTCGATGCGGGGATGAACGACCTCATCCGGCCGAGCATCTACGGTTCCTACCACCAGATTCAGCCGGTGGTCCTGAAGGACCGGGGCACCTTTCTGGCCGACGTCGTGGGTCCGATCTGCGAGTCGGGCGACTTTCTCGCCAAGGGGCGGATGATCCCGAAGTTCGAGCGGGGCGACCTCATCGCCGTGATGAGCGCGGGCGCCTACGGGTTCTCCATGGCCTCGAACTACAACTCCCGGCCCCGGATCGCCGAGGTCCTCGTGAAGGACAGGACGTATCGCGTCATCCGCAGGCGCGAGACCTACGCGGATCTGGTCAGGGCGGAGAGGGTGCCGGCATATCTGAAATAA
- a CDS encoding diaminopimelate epimerase — MIEFFKIQGSGNDFILIDNRENALRDVGRIDEFVRTVCRPHTAVGADGLIVIERSERAHFRWRFFNADGSEVDMCGNGGRCAARFAVVKGIAPPTMSFETRAGLIDAVVSGDIVKLRLTEPRDLRKSYPINLGGTATLVSSINTGVPHVVVFVNDPDGHDVVGMGRAIRYHEEYQPAGTNANFARVLDRHRIKLRTYERGVEDETLACGTGAVATALIAAWTGLVDSPVDVLVRSGETLKIHFEKTERGFEKVYLEGGTTVVYQGLLWDEAYRTAGR; from the coding sequence ATGATCGAGTTTTTCAAGATCCAGGGCAGCGGGAACGACTTCATCCTCATCGACAACCGGGAGAACGCCCTGCGGGATGTCGGGAGGATCGACGAGTTCGTCAGGACCGTCTGCCGGCCGCACACCGCCGTCGGGGCCGACGGGCTCATCGTGATCGAGCGCTCCGAGAGGGCCCACTTCCGGTGGCGCTTCTTCAACGCCGACGGCAGCGAGGTGGACATGTGCGGCAACGGCGGCCGCTGTGCGGCCCGGTTTGCCGTCGTCAAGGGGATCGCGCCCCCGACGATGTCCTTCGAGACCCGGGCCGGTCTCATCGACGCCGTGGTCTCGGGTGACATCGTCAAGCTGCGTCTCACGGAGCCGAGAGACCTCCGCAAGTCCTACCCGATCAACCTGGGCGGCACCGCCACCCTGGTCAGCAGCATAAACACGGGGGTGCCCCACGTGGTGGTCTTCGTCAACGACCCCGACGGTCACGACGTGGTCGGGATGGGCAGGGCCATCCGCTACCACGAGGAATACCAGCCGGCCGGGACGAACGCGAATTTCGCCCGCGTGCTCGACCGGCACCGGATCAAGCTGCGGACCTACGAGCGGGGCGTGGAGGACGAGACGCTGGCCTGCGGGACGGGCGCCGTGGCGACAGCCCTGATCGCCGCATGGACGGGACTCGTTGACAGCCCCGTCGATGTTCTGGTAAGAAGCGGTGAAACGCTCAAGATCCATTTCGAGAAGACGGAGAGGGGGTTCGAAAAGGTCTACCTGGAAGGGGGCACGACGGTTGTCTACCAGGGTCTCCTCTGGGACGAGGCGTATCGTACAGCCGGACGGTAA
- a CDS encoding 4-hydroxy-tetrahydrodipicolinate synthase, with translation MGARFGGAIVAIVTPFKNGKVDEGALRELIEFQIANGTDGIVPCGTTGESPVLSHEEHDRVIEITVDAVKKRVPVIAGTGSNSTAEALRLTKHAYEVGADAVLMVNPYYNRPTQEGLYLHYKHIAENVPIPIIMYNIPSRTGVNMEPATMARLAKECKNIIGVKEAAGSLQQMQDIMTACGPDFIVVSGDDFFTFPLLCLGGHGIISVVSNVAPADMAALVDAFAAGDIKKARELHYKLTPLVKSLFIETNPAPVKAALAMMGKIQYEVRLPLAKLSDANYEKLKQAMKTYGLIK, from the coding sequence ATGGGAGCAAGGTTTGGAGGAGCGATCGTCGCGATCGTGACGCCGTTCAAGAACGGAAAGGTGGATGAGGGGGCTCTCAGGGAACTCATCGAGTTCCAGATTGCCAACGGAACCGACGGGATTGTCCCCTGCGGGACGACGGGCGAGTCCCCGGTTCTGTCCCACGAGGAGCACGACCGGGTCATCGAGATCACGGTGGACGCCGTGAAGAAGAGAGTCCCCGTCATTGCCGGGACCGGCTCCAACAGCACCGCGGAGGCGCTGCGTCTGACGAAGCATGCGTACGAGGTGGGCGCCGATGCCGTGCTCATGGTGAACCCCTATTACAACCGGCCCACGCAGGAGGGGCTCTACCTGCACTACAAGCACATCGCCGAGAACGTGCCCATCCCGATCATCATGTACAACATCCCCAGCCGCACGGGCGTCAACATGGAACCGGCGACGATGGCCCGGCTCGCGAAGGAATGCAAGAACATCATCGGCGTGAAGGAGGCGGCAGGCTCCCTGCAGCAGATGCAGGACATCATGACGGCCTGCGGACCGGACTTCATCGTCGTATCGGGCGACGACTTCTTCACGTTCCCGCTCCTGTGCCTGGGCGGCCACGGGATCATCTCCGTCGTCTCCAACGTGGCCCCGGCGGACATGGCGGCGCTGGTCGACGCCTTCGCGGCGGGCGATATCAAGAAGGCCAGGGAGCTCCACTACAAGCTCACCCCCCTCGTGAAGTCGCTCTTCATCGAGACGAACCCCGCGCCCGTGAAAGCGGCTCTCGCCATGATGGGGAAGATCCAGTACGAGGTCAGGCTTCCCCTGGCGAAGCTCTCCGATGCCAACTACGAAAAGCTCAAGCAGGCCATGAAGACATACGGGCTCATCAAGTAA
- a CDS encoding 4-hydroxy-tetrahydrodipicolinate reductase — protein MVKAIVMGAGGKMGGRIASIINATDGIEIAAAVEKAGHPLIGQDVGETLGLGKKGVPIAAGLETVIGKGDVVIDFTHHDASMEHLRIAADSKKAIVIGTTGFTAEQMAKIREIAPKTRTVLAPNMSVGVNVMFKVLDYVTNIIGEDFDIEIIEAHHNLKKDAPSGTAMRMAQIIAAALKRDLDKEAVYERKGMIGARTKTEIGIQTVRAGDIVGEHWVIYGGLGERLEFIHRAHSRDNFAKGAVRAAKWIVGQPNGFYDMQDVLGLKK, from the coding sequence ATGGTGAAGGCAATCGTCATGGGTGCAGGAGGGAAGATGGGCGGCCGGATCGCGTCCATCATCAATGCCACGGACGGCATCGAGATTGCGGCCGCCGTCGAGAAGGCGGGACATCCCCTCATCGGTCAGGACGTGGGCGAGACCCTGGGCTTGGGAAAGAAGGGGGTCCCGATCGCCGCGGGCCTCGAGACGGTCATCGGGAAGGGCGACGTCGTCATCGACTTCACCCACCACGATGCCTCGATGGAGCATCTGCGGATCGCCGCCGACAGCAAGAAGGCCATCGTCATCGGGACGACGGGCTTCACGGCCGAGCAGATGGCGAAGATCCGGGAAATCGCGCCGAAGACGCGGACCGTCCTGGCCCCCAACATGAGCGTCGGGGTCAACGTCATGTTCAAGGTGCTCGACTACGTGACGAACATCATCGGCGAGGACTTCGACATCGAGATCATCGAGGCGCACCACAACCTCAAGAAGGACGCCCCGAGCGGCACGGCGATGCGGATGGCCCAGATCATCGCGGCGGCCCTGAAGCGGGATCTCGACAAGGAGGCCGTCTACGAGCGCAAGGGGATGATCGGGGCGCGGACGAAGACCGAGATCGGCATCCAGACCGTGCGGGCCGGCGACATCGTCGGCGAGCACTGGGTCATCTACGGCGGCCTCGGCGAGCGGCTCGAGTTCATCCACCGGGCCCACAGCCGCGACAACTTCGCCAAGGGCGCCGTCCGGGCGGCGAAGTGGATCGTCGGCCAGCCCAACGGGTTCTACGATATGCAGGATGTCCTCGGATTGAAAAAATAG
- a CDS encoding LL-diaminopimelate aminotransferase: MQIAERLSKIPPYLFMELRKKINKAKADGVDVISLAIGDPVEPTPEGVVDELCRAARIPENHRYPTDEEKGMYAFREAVAAWYRERYGVDLNPADEVLGLIGSKEGCHHFIFACTNPGDIVLMTDPGYPAYRASILMGNCEPWSMPILPENDYFPVFEDIPKDVVKRATAMFLNYPNNPTGACGSREFFRRAVAFAKENDIAICYDNPYSEVVFDGQERLSFLCVDGAKDVAVELNSLSKPYNMTGWRIGMAMGNPQIIAAISKVKENTDSGIFNAVQFAGIRALKEENGNITRMLEIYRKRRELVLETLRKIGIDFKAPKGTFYLWVPVPKGMTSLEFTDRLFEKTAVVVAAGPAYGKYGEGFIRISLTVPDARLQEAMARIEKEFAK, encoded by the coding sequence TTGCAGATTGCCGAGAGACTGTCGAAAATCCCCCCTTATCTCTTCATGGAGCTGCGCAAGAAGATCAACAAGGCGAAGGCCGACGGCGTCGACGTCATCAGCCTCGCCATCGGGGACCCCGTGGAGCCCACGCCGGAGGGTGTCGTCGACGAGCTCTGCCGGGCGGCCCGGATCCCGGAGAACCACCGCTACCCCACGGACGAGGAGAAGGGCATGTACGCCTTCCGGGAGGCCGTGGCCGCCTGGTACAGGGAGCGCTACGGCGTCGACCTGAACCCCGCCGACGAGGTCCTGGGGCTCATCGGGTCCAAGGAGGGCTGCCACCACTTCATCTTCGCCTGCACGAACCCGGGGGACATCGTCCTCATGACGGACCCGGGGTACCCGGCCTACCGGGCGAGCATCCTCATGGGCAACTGCGAGCCCTGGTCCATGCCCATCCTGCCCGAGAACGACTACTTCCCCGTCTTCGAGGACATCCCCAAGGATGTCGTCAAGCGGGCGACGGCCATGTTCCTGAACTACCCCAACAACCCCACGGGGGCCTGCGGGTCGCGGGAGTTCTTCAGGAGGGCGGTGGCATTTGCGAAGGAGAACGACATCGCCATCTGCTACGACAACCCTTACAGCGAGGTGGTCTTCGATGGGCAGGAGAGGCTGAGCTTCCTCTGCGTCGACGGCGCCAAGGACGTGGCGGTGGAGCTCAACTCCCTCTCGAAGCCCTACAACATGACGGGCTGGCGGATCGGCATGGCCATGGGGAACCCCCAGATCATCGCCGCCATCAGCAAGGTCAAGGAGAACACCGATTCGGGCATCTTCAATGCCGTCCAGTTCGCGGGTATCAGGGCGCTCAAGGAGGAAAACGGGAACATCACCCGCATGCTCGAGATCTACCGCAAGCGCCGGGAGCTTGTGCTCGAAACCCTCCGGAAGATCGGGATCGACTTCAAGGCCCCCAAGGGGACCTTCTACCTCTGGGTTCCCGTCCCGAAGGGCATGACCTCCCTGGAGTTCACCGATAGGCTCTTCGAGAAGACGGCCGTCGTCGTGGCTGCGGGACCCGCCTACGGGAAGTACGGCGAAGGGTTCATCCGGATTTCCCTGACTGTGCCCGACGCGCGCCTGCAGGAGGCCATGGCCCGGATCGAGAAGGAATTTGCGAAGTAA
- the folK gene encoding 2-amino-4-hydroxy-6-hydroxymethyldihydropteridine diphosphokinase → MGVFQQSVICYLGIGSNLGDPVQNCREALRRLSSLKSSAVLRRSSLYRTEPVGMETQGWFVNGAVEIRTALTALQLLKALQWVERAMGRGRAERWGPRVIDIDILLHGQEIVNTEALVVPHPEMHKRRFVLEPMNEIAPYAIHPLYGVSMKGLLDRLDDHHAVERLDADW, encoded by the coding sequence ATGGGCGTTTTTCAACAGTCTGTAATATGCTATCTCGGCATCGGCAGTAACCTCGGCGACCCGGTGCAGAACTGCCGGGAGGCGCTTCGGCGGCTGTCGTCTCTGAAAAGCTCGGCGGTGCTCCGCCGGTCGTCCCTGTACCGGACCGAACCGGTCGGGATGGAGACACAGGGCTGGTTTGTCAACGGCGCCGTGGAGATCCGGACAGCCCTGACGGCCCTGCAGCTTCTCAAGGCCCTGCAGTGGGTCGAGCGCGCCATGGGCCGGGGGAGGGCCGAGCGCTGGGGCCCTCGGGTGATCGACATCGACATCCTGCTCCACGGCCAGGAAATCGTGAACACAGAAGCCCTGGTCGTGCCCCACCCGGAGATGCACAAACGGCGGTTCGTCCTCGAGCCCATGAACGAGATCGCGCCTTACGCCATCCACCCGCTGTACGGCGTCTCGATGAAGGGGCTTCTCGACCGCCTCGATGATCACCACGCCGTCGAGCGGCTCGACGCAGACTGGTAG